A region of Panicum virgatum strain AP13 chromosome 8N, P.virgatum_v5, whole genome shotgun sequence DNA encodes the following proteins:
- the LOC120686269 gene encoding protein ELF4-LIKE 4-like → MEGDSFSGMANGGGGGQADGKLIQTFHKSFVQVQSLLDQNRLLISEINQNHESRAPGNLTRNVGLIRELNNNIRRVVGLYADLSASFARNMDASSDGDSDGTATLRAADGRAGQKRVRPG, encoded by the coding sequence ATGGAAGGGGACAGCTTCTCCGGCAtggcgaacggcggcggcggcgggcaggcggACGGGAAGCTGATCCAGACGTTCCACAAGAGCTTCGTGCAGGTGCAGAGCCTGCTGGACCAGAACCGGCTGCTCATCAGCGAGATCAACCAGAACCACGAGTCCCGGGCGCCCGGCAACCTCACCCGCAACGTCGGCCTCATCCGGGAGCTCAACAACAACATCCGCCGCGTCGTCGGCCTCTACGCCGACCTCTCCGCCTCCTTCGCCCGCAACATGGACGCCTCCTCCGACGGCGACTCCGACGGCACCGCCAcgctccgcgccgccgacggCCGCGCCGGCCAGAAGCGCGTCCGCCCCGGCTAG